In Mytilus edulis chromosome 6, xbMytEdul2.2, whole genome shotgun sequence, the following proteins share a genomic window:
- the LOC139526212 gene encoding endoglucanase A-like, translating to MAMFSLLLICICTVEVILGSATPITPSAYAKVLKQGFSTNYFNTLNFDNVYDKQNVKDVYAKGFRNLRIPCTANLEGLNMTVFLTNLETVVDDCLDVGVTPVISWVYTEMEGNATAANQLDYLQWWTDVAMQLKDKDYGLSFSLFADWTESAVKIIRKSGGNNKNRVIMLALPIKDDDYVMVETNTYASGPQNQYEDEKCSGSPPRCWEDDGIKIGKVIVDKNIDDATNNKTTSGLPVYWGSWSAVDNKSGTLNQTEVIDFCKYFVNALQTESIPWSLNSLDLFYDTTKSTWLTGLQTVKDQQFNMSLILDTIVANL from the coding sequence ATGGCAATGTTTTCTTTACTGCTCATTTGCATCTGTACTGTTGAAGTAATATTAGGTTCAGCCACTCCAATAACACCATCGGCGTATGCTAAAGTGCTGAAACAAGGATTTTCcacaaattatttcaatactcTAAATTTTGACAATGTCTATGATAAACAAAATGTTAAGGATGTTTACGCTAAAGGATTCAGGAACTTAAGAATACCATGCACAGCTAATCTTGAGGGTTTGAACATGACAGTATTTTTAACCAATTTAGAGACAGTTGTGGACGATTGTCTTGACGTTGGTGTCACACCTGTCATTTCCTGGGTCTATACTGAAATGGAAGGCAATGCCACGGCAGCTAATCAACTGGACTATTTGCAATGGTGGACAGATGTTGCTATGCAATTGAAGGACAAAGACTATGGACTTTCTTTCAGCTTATTTGCCGATTGGACTGAATCAGCAGTAAAGATAATTCGTAAGTCTGGTGGAAACAATAAGAACCGAGTTATAATGCTAGCATTACCCATCAAAGATGATGACTATGTTATGGTGGAAACTAATACATATGCTTCTGGACCACAAAATCAATATGAAGATGAAAAATGTTCTGGCTCTCCACCTAGATGTTGGGAAGATGATGGCATCAAAATTGGCAAAGTAATTGTAGATAAAAATATTGACGATGCAACCAATAATAAAACAACTTCAGGGCTTCCGGTTTACTGGGGATCGTGGTCAGCAGTCGACAATAAAAGTGGAACCTTAAACCAGACGGAAGTAATtgatttttgcaaatattttgtaaatgcACTTCAAACGGAATCCATTCCTTGGTCCTTGAATTCCCTCGACTTGTTTTATGATACTACGAAAAGCACGTGGTTAACAGGGCTACAGACTGTCAAAGATCAACAATTTAATATGTCTCTCATATTGGATACGATTGTGGCAAATCTGTAA